The DNA region GCAGAGTCTGCGGGTGCATGCCGGCGAGTTCGGCGGCGACGGCGATCGCGAAGATCGGGGCGTCCTCGTCGATCTCTCGGTCAGCCATCCCTCTCACCTCATCCCCTCTCTCACTGGATCTCGTTGCTCAGCCCGCTGCGGGCTATCCGCGCGCCTTCGACATCAGGTCCGCGCGAGGGTTCTCTTTCGGCTCCAGATCGTGGAACCGCTGAAGCGCCTCGCGGGCCGCCTCGTCCAGATGCGACGGCACCGCGACCTGCACCTCGGCCAGGAGGTCTCCGGTGCCTTTCCCGGTCTGCACGCCGCGGCCTTTCACACGCAGCACCCGGCCCGATGGCGTGCCGGGCGCAACGCGCAGCTTCACGGGATCGCCGCCGAGGGTGGGCACCTCGATCGTCGCGCCGAGCGCAGCCTCGGTGAAGGTCACCGGCACGGTGACCCGGAGGTTGAGCCCCTCCCGGGTGAACACCGGGTGCGGTCGCACCGCCACCTGAACGACGATGTCACCGGACTCGCCGCCATCCGGGGACGGACGCCCCCGCCCGCGCAGGCGGATCTTCTGGCCGTCCGCGACGCCGGCGGGGATCTTCACCTTGAACGGCTTGCCGTCCTCGCCCTGCAGCGTGATCGTCTCGCCGCGGGTCGCGGTGATGAAATCGATCGTCGTGCGGGCGGTCACGTCGGCGCCCCGGCGCGGGCCGCCGTACCCGCGGAATCCGCCCGAGGGCTGGCCGAACCGACCGGAGCCGAAACCGCCGCCCTGCTGCTGGTTGAACATGCTGAAGATGTCGTCGAAGTCCTCCGGCGCCGCCTGGCGGGCGCCACGGCCCTGCCCGAACATGCTGAAGACGTCCTCGAACCCGCCGGGCTGATCGCCCGCCGTGAAACGAGCCCCCGAGCCCATCGCCCGGATCTGGTCGTACTCCTTGCGCTGTTCCGGGTCGGAGAGCACCGAGTACGCCTCGCTGACCTCTTTGAACTTGGCCTCCGCCTTCGCGTCACCCTGATTGGAGTCGGGGTGGTACGTGCGCGCGAGCTTGCGGTAGGTCTTCTTCAGGTCGGCCTCGCTGACGCTCTTATCGACACCCAGGACCTTGTAGAAGTCCTTGTCGAACCAGTCTTGACTGGCCATCCAGTGATCCTCCTGCTTACTCGGCCGGCACCGCGACGACCACCTTCGCGGGCCGCAGTTCGACCGAACCCAGGCGGT from Microbacterium sp. zg-B185 includes:
- a CDS encoding DnaJ C-terminal domain-containing protein → MASQDWFDKDFYKVLGVDKSVSEADLKKTYRKLARTYHPDSNQGDAKAEAKFKEVSEAYSVLSDPEQRKEYDQIRAMGSGARFTAGDQPGGFEDVFSMFGQGRGARQAAPEDFDDIFSMFNQQQGGGFGSGRFGQPSGGFRGYGGPRRGADVTARTTIDFITATRGETITLQGEDGKPFKVKIPAGVADGQKIRLRGRGRPSPDGGESGDIVVQVAVRPHPVFTREGLNLRVTVPVTFTEAALGATIEVPTLGGDPVKLRVAPGTPSGRVLRVKGRGVQTGKGTGDLLAEVQVAVPSHLDEAAREALQRFHDLEPKENPRADLMSKARG